The segment tttggtccttccaaaattccatcccaaatcacgaattaaatgatgaattcaatgatagattcatgtactctagccaaatctgagttagaatcacttaccccgatgaatttcttgaaaaacctttgaaaaatcgccaaaatccgagctctctaggtcaaaatatcaaataaaatccaaaatctcgtatttatagagtaccccacagattttcacctccgcggaccgcacaaaattgaccgcggtccgcacaaaaccagtgcggtccgcacaaaaacgaccgcgaccgcacaggctttcctctgcagtgacagacTTTAGTATTGTAGCCATAGCTTTCGCtagagatgtccaaattgtgatatctttaactttctggaaactagacacgaagggctgtTACTTTCacttttgaatcatctcaaaattccttatagatcaaaatatatgagcttccgaagtagaacGAGTGGaatgttccccaccgcggccgcacaacattttgtgcggtccgcacaacacctactTCGGCCgtacttcattttgtgcggtctgcacagcaCATACCGTGgtcgcacttctttttgtgcggaccgcgcgggtgggtttcgaggcctgcaacccttctggatctgctacagctatgattttcggcctaaaacatcacggaacctacccggaactcccagaacttcaaaccaattataccaacacatcccatgacttcgttcaaacttgttcaaaactttggaatgctcacaacaacatcaaatcaccaatttaacataggattcaagcctaagaactccaagaactcttaaattatgctttcgatcaaaaagtctatcaaatctcgttcgaatgacctaaaagtttgcacacacatcccaaatgacacaacgaaactattgtcactcttggaattccattctacctctatatcaaaatctcgcctatcaaccggaaaacgccgaaatctcaatttcgccaattcaagcctaaactttccacggacttccaaaatgcatttcgatcacgctcctaagtccctaatcacccaacggagctaaccaaatcataaaatttccgatccgagatcatatacaaacaagtcaaatctcggtcaaacctttcaaatttcaagctacaaactaagaactgttcttccaaattcgttATGATTTCCCTAAAAACctaaaccaacgatttacataagtcatattacaCCATACGGGGCAAGTCATACCTGAAAACTGGCGatcgaagtgcaaaagctcaaaacgaccagtcgggtcgttacatagacTCTGGTCTATACAAAAGTTAATGTCTGGTCTCTAATATGGATTTTCAGCGGGATAAGGGCGCGAATTTGACGAAAACTAAAGttcaaaaaaagaaggaaagctcGAAAAATTTCACGGTAATCCCTCCAAATTCTCAAAAAGCACAAGGTTGCAAAGAACTCAGAAGGGTAGTGTCTAAAATTTATCTCTCCAAGCGACTTCATACAAATTATGCCATTGGATTATCCGCCTAAACAAGAGTAAGTTTAATTTCTTTCTCTTTAATCTCTTCTGTTTCGTTTTTCTTCTTCGTGCTTTTTTTCCCCGATTGAATCAGAAATCGAAATAAGGGTTCtgcaatttttttatttctttagttGTTTTCTGCAATTGGTTATTTAGAATACTAATTTTTCTTGTGTGAGTGATAAAAATGAAATTATTGGGTCTAAAATTGGGTGATTTTTCAGGTTAGAAATTTAATTTAGTATGACAATGTTGTACCATTGTGTTATCAAGCTCCGTCGCTGTCGTAAGTTGTTGGAATTTGATGTGCTTGTCTTGTTTTGAAATATGAAACTTTAAGAAATGCTCGATATAGTTCTATACTTCTATTATGCTGCTACAAAAAATTCTTATTATTTCGTGAACTGTGGGAAATTATTCTATGTTTGTGAATCCAAATAACTGAATATATGTTGGTTCCAAGAAGGGAATTTTTCTCAGTCAAAGTAACTTCTTTTGAATGCTGAGGTTCCATTTGTTTCTGGAAAAACTTTTTCTTTCTGTTTCCTTTCATAAATTTATCTACAACGTTTTTCTCTTCCTGATTATATGTTCCAAATCCAAACTGGTTCTAGTTTCTTGTGGTTGTAAATTAAGAAAAACTAACAGATAcaaatgaaagaaagaatagaagaggAGATGAAATCCTAGATTTCTGAAGTTATGATCTCATACTGGAATCTTAGCCGCCATCAGCAAATTATTCTCTATCTCTCTGGCCTAATCATAATCAGTTAAGAAAATATTTGGAGAAATCCGTCGAAAGATGGCTTACTGAATTAACAAGAAACAATTGGAAGGTACTCGCTCTGTATATGATGTACCAATTTCAAGGgaataaaaataatttctttgGTTTAAATAATTGGTTTGCATATGAAATTAATCTGATAGAACAAATTGACAATTTCTCCATATGTCTTAATTTAGATGAACTGTTAATTTTGTTACAATTGATGTCAAAGTTAATCATCTATGATTCACTCTCCTTTAGATCTAATAAGTAAAACCTAGACAGAGAAAACGAGATAGATAAATTTAGGAAAGAGGGTTTGGGTTGACGAATACCCTGTAATTATTAAGTAGAGAGAATTTATTGGAGGATGTTGTTACTGAGGGTTGACAAAAGAAGGTTGATATCTCCAGCATGGTTCTTTCAATCCCTCGTTCTGGTTTTCCTGCTACTTTTCTCATTTGGGGTAGATGAAATAAAATTTATGTGTCCAGTGTCATACTTTTGTCAGTAAGGAGAATTGAGAATAGATTGCTTAATCTTTATTATTACCTTTAGGTTCCAATTGTTTCCCTGTTATCTGACGATATTATATGTTAATAGCTATCAGTTCAATAACTCAAGTAAGGGGATTAGCAAGCAAGTATGCATCCTGGACAAGGATACAATTAGGTTAAAAGAGAGAACAAAAAATTGGTTGGCACGAGCTTGGAAGAGGAAGGATATAGGAAAAACATGATAGTTTTTAAGTTACAAATTCGAATTTTCAATGTTCAAGTGCAACCATATTAATTATGAAATGCACGTCTTATTGTCCATCACATTTATAGTGGTGCAGCATATATCTATGAAGAACTAATTATTTTGAGAAGGTTATGGTTAAAAAGCGATGTCAGTTTGATTTAAATTGAAATTATAAGAGACAAAAAATAGACAGCTAACTATAACCATGTGTGTCCATATTATGTGCTTCTATAACTTAATATAGTGATACATAGAAACTGTTATGTGGTCACAGTCCACATGTATgataatatgatcaatttctccCTCTTTCTTTCCATGTTGATAAATATATAGTTGTATGTAAATCATGTGAACTACCATGTTTCCATTTCTGTTAACTTAATCAGTACCTGGTATTATCTATTTCCTTGTTGTATCGTACCAAATAAATGCATTTCCAGCAAATACTTCATAAGATTGCTACTCACAGTATGTCAAGTCTTACCTATacttaatattatattatattatattatactatactatgtCTTTCTAAATTTCTGCTGCTGGATCTTTTTAGTTTCTTAAAGTATGGGTACTCAGAGATTATTTGGGATACAAACTTCAAATTCCATATCCAACTGTCAAACTAGACCTGAGCGGCTGATAGATGATTTTGTTTTCATGTGTTTATTTGTTGGAAATGATTTTCTTTCCCATGTGCCATCTTTGAAGATATCTGAGGTTTGTATTCTTTGGATGTTAATTAGTGCTTTTCTCATTTAGCCTACCGTACTAGTTGCCCTTTGGTTTTTGGAGCTAGAATTTTGCTGGCAAAGAGTTATGTGTTGGTATTCATATTGAATGTATCTCCTTTGTCCCATCTGCTTCTATTCTGAATGTTCTTTTAATTGTGAACCTCTAGGGAGCCATTGACTTACTGATTGATTTCTACAAGAAGGAATTTATCAATATGGGTGGCTATCTTACTAATTCTTGCCAGGTACAGAATAGTTTGCTTCTCTGTGTTGCTCCATTTTCATTTCCAACCTATGCCATGTTTCCATATGTACTTTCTGTCTTACCATTTGCTCGTCCGTATAACAATTGTAAAGGCTATTGTGATGACTTATTGTATGAAGCAGACGTGACCCTAGTTTGTCTGAAATATGCAATGTCTGGTCTTTATTGATGTTAAATTTATAGGTGTGTGTGAAGGTTTGTAAATCTTATATCCAATCATTAACTAGTTTTAATGCCTGAAAGAACTTCTCCGGCTCTAAAGTTGTCTAATCTGCATGATATGTTTGAAGCACGTAGTAGTTGTATTTGATTATGGGCTTTGCCTATTCATTACTGCAAGTTAATTTGGAGAGGGAGGGGCACTTTATACAAGCTATTGGTTTTTATGAGAATGATGTCTTTAGGAAGCGTATCCAGGTTTGTCTATGATGTCATTATATCATGACATCCTAGTTTTAGTAGATGTGGGGTTCTCTTGGCTCCTATCTTTTGGGGTTGGCAAGTCTTAACCTTTGTTTTGTACTTTTGCTATAATTTGTGTGGTTACCTCTTAGTGACGTGTTTTTTTTGTTTGAGTTGAACTCTTTATGCAATATCTGTGGTTCTATCTTCTCTTGTCAGAAATGGAAGAATCATCGTTTTATCAATTCTCATACCTACTAGATCTACTGTTCTTTTCTTCTACCGTAATTTAGATATTTAAATAATACCACATGACTCTGAATAATGAGTAGTATGCACGTTTTTCGCCTCGATGATGGCGTAGTTCAACGGGTAAATCTGTGAGATCTATTAGGCTTAAGCTGACAATATGTATCATGAACTTGGCTGTGACAAAATTATGACAAACCAATCTAAGTTAATAAGATGAAAGGGAATAATGGTGTCTAGCCATTAACTTTCTgttgcttcttttttctttattatttttataatcttACGTCAACCCCTGATTTTGTTCCATCTTTAttaatatatatagtttttctAAATGAAATTTCTTATTTCTTCTATAGGTTTTGGATATTGAAGTTCACTAGAAGCAAATTTTTGACGACATACAGATTAACCATCATTTTACTGGGAGTTTCAAGAAAATTTTACATTACAATCGAGGGATATTagtaatatataattttttgctAAATATTTATGAACACAACATTGTGACTAGCTTACATCAATTATGTACGTGCACCTAAATGATGTTGATCATTTTTGGCATTATTTTATGAAAGCAACATCATCTATATATTAATATTCCAGATTTTCTAGTTGCAAATTGAATGCGATTTAGGGACTTGTGACTTATTTATTTAGGGAATAAACTGTTAGTTCTTAAATCCTTCTTAAGAGTGAAAAATTTGGTTGCTAAATCTGTAGCTTTGTAGTACGGATTGCTCGACTTAGGGACTAGATTTAAATTTCTCCGAAAGATATAACGGTCAGCTTCTAACTGGTCGCGAAACGTTTTAACGACCACATTTAAACTAGTCCAGAAAACATTTTAAGGACCATAAATTTAGTCCCTAAAATATGCAAATAGGCACCAGAAACATGGTCCTTAAAAACCTTTTAAGGGCTAGTTATAAACTGGTCGCGAAATTGTTTTAGCGACCAACACCATATCTCGTCCTTAATGATCTTTAGCGGCGGAAGCTATAAGGACCAGATTAGCTGGTCGCTATTGACCATTTGGGACCAATTTATTACTTTTAGGGTCCAGTTTTCCCTTCGCTATTGAGCATTTTTCTTGTAGTGGTCAGACaaatttgctgacccaaagaaaatAACTATATTCTCAATGCAAATGCTCTtattagaataagtcctagaaggatAAAGTCTGCGGTACGCTTAAGGTGTATAGACAAATTGAtttcaaataaacttcttgataaagaagatgagcaaatgaccATAATAAGAAGgtaagtgatctagaagatcacataaCATAACATTTCATAAAACCTCAGGAGAGGTTCAGATACCTgaaatgaatgaagagatctctatgttatgtctttatgaaaaataagaaggttggaaccgatataaaatgttcgtcgacgacatctatcataacgctaagtatagatgaggatcttaagtcaGTCGAATACAGACACAAAAATATTCGCCAAATGGAAGAGAAACAATTCtagtagaattggtttcatatgaaagacatgaAGTTTTGGACCTgcagttcaaacacttgaaagtataagTCAATGGAATGTGCAATCAGTTTTtgatatcttatatgtctagcatgacatgaaaacttgatgtaaatctaaagtctatttatattacttaacttatatgacaatccatgaAAGATTTAAGTTGCTTGAAGCATCTACAATTCTTGATCTTGAGGTACCACTTTctcagtgcaatttgtgcacaaatgtatcttgctataactataagcatgataatatgatagcaaGAGTTTTCACCTCTATGTGAAGATATTGAACTGACGATTCTAACAAGATCATATGAAGACAATACATCTTAGCTTCTACCAAAgatcttttgaagatggtgcacaagattggaatgcaagTTAAtgtggctgatttgttcaccaaatctctaccgacgtcaaccttcaagaagctagtgtacaagattggaaTGCTAAGGCTCAAGCATGTGAATTAATGCTCTCagcagggggagttaatacgcattgtactctttttcccttacgaggttttgtcccactgggttttccttgcaatgTTTTTAACGAgtcaaccaaaaggcgtattgttagatatgtctactatttttcctttattaggattttttttccactgggttttattttagttaaggttttaacgaggcacattatatGTTGGATGGACATTCAAggaggagtgttataaatagaattctatttaaggtgaatgtctatattttagagagattgtaaggtttgttacttggtggctaagtcatttttccctataaataaaggggttctattccattgtaattcatcccaaaatcaataagaattctctctctacttttctctccaatactactctttttcttttattgtttcataacacaaaagtaaattttcaagaacaaaaaaacaaaggaaaaaagaaaagggacaAATAAATAAATGAACAAACAGAGAAGATGTTTGAAGTGGATAGCAACTCCATAACAATAATCAAAGACGGTATCTAACAAGAGGATCCTTAAGTAGAAGGCGTTCATGATAGACTCTCCATGCGTAATCCTCGAAAGAAAAAGGATTGAACATTGGTGGACTTTCCGAATTATTCTCGCCATCATCAACTGGTGGCGGCGATTTAGGAAGCAACGGAGTGACAGTGCTCTCAAGAGGAAGTGTCACTAACAATGCCATTGATAGGCAGTGGGAATTACTAGTATTACTGTTGCCTTCCGCTAAATCAGCAGTAGCAGCTAGTACTGGTCGTCCTCTCACTTTTTTCACCTTTCCATTGCTCCATACCTGCAGCCATTTATCGATCAGTTATTACAACAGTATGAACAACCAAAAAGAATTAGATTGATCACCGTATATTATTACGTTGTCAAAATCACAAATTTCGCTTCATTTTTATATTTGACAGTTTAAAGTTTTCAGTAGCTACAAATTGATAAAGTATTGTGCAACAGGACAGTGCCGAATTTTCGTCTTGCAAAATTAAATGGATTAaggcgaatttttagtggaagATAAAATGAAAATTTATCAATTTTTGTTGTTTAATTTAGCCGGTATCTCTTAATTCTCGGTGATATTAATTAACCACATTTATGATCAGCGCCAACTAAAGGGTCTACTTAGTTTCCTTTTTAATTGACGTTGAACAGCAAAGTTAGAAAGTCCAGGacttaatttttagaaatattcTTTTTTGAATTACTTGTGCTTATAAGTTCTCAGTAAAATAATAGTGTAGCAGTAAATAAATGTAGCTAGCATTACGTCACAATCATTACTGACAGGCGTCTTTACGcccctcttcttttttttttcgtttttatgCTGAAGGTCTTTAGCCTTTATATCTGTCCCACGAGTTGAAAATGATGGATGTTGAATTTTCTCCCTTGAATAAATGCTTTCCAAATCGAAATTGGATAGATTAGGCTTTTCAATTGCAACAAGTAATAACACGATAAAAGTCTTAATTGTTAGAATTAGGTTGTCGACAGCTACTAGTTTAAATAAATTAAGAATATTCTAGGATATCATTCTCAGCAGCCATTGTCATATTATAACTAATGCACTACCAATACATCCAAGGGACACGAATAACAACTATTTTTAATTCTATGAATAAACATGAGGAATTTCGTAATTTATATTAACCTACCTACTAATTATTCTGGAAGAATCATGAGTAAAACAAGATATATCAACACATTCTTGTCGATTTTAATTACTAATTAAATCAAATATTAGACCTGATAAGGATTGTCAATAAGAGCTCAACAAGAAAACAAATGGAGCATGGATACATACAAGTTATCCAAAAAGCACCAAGTTGGGACTAAAGATGTTACATTAAGCCGGCAAACCTTACAATTAATGTCGATTTAATAATATTATCACATCATAAGTACATTTTTCGTGTCAAATAAAACAAGAATTAGAGCTCCAACTTCATATCAAAAGGACGCAATATCTAAGATATGGTAGGTTTAGTGGGGTCCTTAATTTGGCAATATCACGGCAACGTGTGGTTATTGGCCTGACCAAACACCCGATATAACTTATAGCCAAGCTTATTTTtggtcaaaagtgtttttttttttttgccaaaagcacttttgacctcaatttggggtgtttggccaaacttctggaaggaaaaaaagtgcttttgaggagaagcagaagtaattttggagaagcagaaaaaaaagtagtttctcttctaaaacacttttttgagaaacacttttgagaaaagtacacttagaagcagttttttaaagtttggtcaaacactaattgctgctcagaagtgcttttcaaactaattagtcaaacacaaactgcttctcaccaaaagtacttttgaaaaaagtacttttgaaaaaaaacacttctcaaaataagataTTTTTGCAGCTTGACCAAACGGGCTATTAATTTGTTTAGGGAATTAAGGGTGTGTTTTATATGCAGGAAATGGTTTCTTGAATAATAGAAAACatttaacaaaaggaaagaaacgtCACTCAAGATAGAAGTAGACATTCGTTGATTGTATACGAATAAAATACGAATTCAAAGACggtaaaaaaaattaactaatgAAATATGGCATCAGTAACGAATAAATTATATCAAACCAAGACCAATTAATATCCGATCGAACGGAACGGTtcgattttgtttcttttatatatatCTCAGTTGTTTCTCTATTATACTTGTTTCAATCTACACTTAACTTTTTCTTTTAGTAATTCAAAAATATCACTAAAACATGATTCTTATGCCCTATAATATTTGTATAACCAGGGGTGAATGTAGtgttaaagttcaattgaacccataacttttgacacggaataaatatttatatgaaaaaattcataacttggaTTCATAACTTGGAGTAAAGATaggaactcataactttaaaaatataaaggaTTCAATGCTAAAAATCATGAGACttgaacccataagatttaaattTTGGATCGACTATGTAAGGTATAATAATCATATGTTCTTACTTTTGTAACCaattaatcaaatactaaaaaatactttaaaatgaTATTTCGAGATAAAATAATCTTAACATTATTTAAAAAATTCATGCGGCCCCGTACCATTCACACACTAATTGAATTATTTTAAGCTAACGGAAAATCAAAAATGGAATGTACTAATTGAAAATCTAACCTGCGCAACGTCACCAAGGGTCACCAAGACCGAATCCATTTGAGGAGAAACGGATACCCAACCCGAATCCGCCAACATGGAGTACTTCCGGCAACGTATTTGAAAACTTAACCCGATTACAAACGGGTACAACGGACTCGAGGAAAGCGGCTTACTACTTAAACCTCCCTCAGACTCGGATATCCACATTAACGAAGAGAACCGGGTTCGGCCATCTCCGACAGGGTTCTCAAACCCTACAGCACAAGCCAACTCTTCAATCACCTGCAACCCAAGTTTCTCCATTTGGCAAGTGAACTCACGGAGAGAGGTCAACCCCAAATCGGTTGAGTTTGACTCAACGGAGCACGACGAGTCGAGACACAACGACTTTCCGTTAACGTTGTCTTCGTCATCGTCGTCGTCGTTATCAAACCCCAACGGCCAGTTCTTGGGGAAGTAACGTTGTTTTTCGTCATGTGGGAGATTGAAAATGGATGAAGATTCGGACTCGGCTGAGGTGGCAAGCTGAGAGGAGATTGAGTGATTGGTGAGTTGGAAGAAACCGTGTTGTTTGGCAGCGGAGAAGAGGTTAGAGTGAATAGTTGGTTTAGGGTCGGAGAGAGAGATGAGAGGCGGAGAAGTGGTGGTTGATGGCTGAGATTGGCGGCGACCAGGGAAGGAGAGAGAGAGGGTGGGTGGAATACGGTGCAGGAGACGGGAGAGAGAGTCAGCGGCTTCGGAGGTGGAAAGGAGGTTATTAGGTTGGGTTGAAGGAGTTGGTGGCGGAGCTGTGGTGGTTCCGTAGGGAGTAGGGAGGTGATGGAGGTGGTGTTCGTGTGTGGACGACGCCATGTATTTTGTTGCTGATGTTTTTGGACTTTGGAGTTTTAGATGGAAGGTGGGCTAGCCCCTAAACGTGGTAAAAATAGCAGGGTATAGCCACAGTTtatgaagtcaatgaaaaatagccgtTATTTTACTGCAACAAAGACCGGTTCATTATTATATACTTAAGTTTggtgcacctgtatatgaactccagcatattatgctgaccCGGTATACTTTGctaactccagtataatatactggagactggagcaccggtgctccaaactccagtatattatactggacaattatacttgctggaactccagtatattatgctggagttctagtgtatttatgctggaacttcatcatattatgctggagttccagcatatttATCtaggaactccagtataatatgctggagttcaaatatacttatgctggaactccagtataatatattggcgtatttttcgggggtttgaacagtgttttcgttcaaatttatctttacatgaaaaatgactaaattttgattacttttaaaactgagCTATTTTTAAATGACTAGTTGTAACTCtggttatttttaaatttttcccGATTTATAGGAAGTCTAAGGAGAGCAGTAATGGAAGCCAAGTGGTCTCCCGCCAACGAGGTGCGTAAATTACACGCCTCAATTCAATGGATAATTTATTAATTTGGTTAATGataatttcctttttcttttttcttttttcttttttcaagagCCATGTCTAGTACTTTACTCATAATAATCCAATTGGTTTGCTATTTTAATTATCACTTTATTAGTAGGGGCTTGATTTCTTACCGTATTTAACAGAATTTCTTTTCTGGACACGTGAATTTATTAAATGTATTTCAGGAGattatttatatctatatatgaTACTAATTTAGAATTGTGTGATCTTTAACATGACATATTTACTCCGAAAAAGATGTCTTTAAAGGAAAAACACAAATGCTAAAttaaacactactagaaatccggaaaaaaatgaccaaaatttggcgaccaaaattggtctgtcaagaaaagcgactaaagttggtcgctaaattggagaaaataattaaataattattctaaatacattagcgaccaaggttggtcgctttttggtcgataatttcgtcaaaata is part of the Nicotiana tabacum cultivar K326 unplaced genomic scaffold, ASM71507v2 Un00020, whole genome shotgun sequence genome and harbors:
- the LOC107780033 gene encoding gibberellin 2-beta-dioxygenase 1; the encoded protein is MASSTHEHHLHHLPTPYGTTTAPPPTPSTQPNNLLSTSEAADSLSRLLHRIPPTLSLSFPGRRQSQPSTTTSPPLISLSDPKPTIHSNLFSAAKQHGFFQLTNHSISSQLATSAESESSSIFNLPHDEKQRYFPKNWPLGFDNDDDDDEDNVNGKSLCLDSSCSVESNSTDLGLTSLREFTCQMEKLGLQVIEELACAVGFENPVGDGRTRFSSLMWISESEGGLSSKPLSSSPLYPFVIGLSFQIRCRKYSMLADSGWVSVSPQMDSVLVTLGDVAQVWSNGKVKKVRGRPVLAATADLAEGNSNTSNSHCLSMALLVTLPLESTVTPLLPKSPPPVDDGENNSESPPMFNPFSFEDYAWRVYHERLLLKDPLVRYRL